From Trichoderma atroviride chromosome 1, complete sequence, one genomic window encodes:
- a CDS encoding uncharacterized protein (EggNog:ENOG41~MEROPS:MER0013656~antiSMASH:Cluster_1.5) — protein MATPAEKRPGRNSDIYDIVIDCTVLFELLAKRSKLEHDKNDIGDEKRKYKDGKTTLEDQISSSRPSPDEMKRSFNIWIDNTGALAADPSRSLDTRLHTHRDIKKMITNLLQMLVRNIEFRKSTFRICVSLKKLNALTMTVLVLKGESAKPTASSSSDSDDDDLEDEARDAIEEALDELHFMAAAIRRSSVRSQEYSLSSHFHRDDDSYFQEQVCLVVRYYFRDARRSLCEQLGASLAIRRSKFFQRMRHDEKLGTRRNPEEFKQSTKPIQGPVGRPQQLIPEENLPKQKPTVPFKAPLASGDTRSQLDSEVARHHLRQGPALSTISTGSSIRLSSAIYPDKPKFADGDINCKCPYCARPLTTNRLKNDPKYWQAGTTWTRTQSPTSAFLRIWHRNIHMTTWYCDVGHEAVQFNDHESFVRHLKDPANHTDRDPPTDLQLDTLSRRKKKILVRDEEYCCPICECVPKTLEPVIASSDPDKIRRSLYEHIAVHIKDLALKSIPTLHGVEPSEDKQSEVDDGSDRRLRGEDSTASYPSGLDMLRQETSLAFEDGSDGVSGATEDEDLAHKWDQSIITSLGPSDNPTSHLGTLAGIQVYKAQAPKSSLFRGEQSPHRLSRAQSRSSESDSLVAEGSKGRLFDATDSVDQEEIQKAKEWFRHFETIKHELPGRARLPDERIRIGVLDTGIDLDNSYISQTPDRVRCWPPEANHHDNDGHGTHVAYLLLELTRHADLRICKIADSRSIQDADVQRMAEAITHFSQRSNPRGQDDVDILALPFCFPRYDDVLKPINDAIRKARESGIIIFAASGNEYGDTGLSWPASLHETGDVIRISSSDGRSPPSGFNLSPEIGRWICTLGQGVPSCQVGVDTDEVIYRSGSSFATAIAAAIAAIILGVVDSIDASQQPDDLVHLRPRLRTRLGMERVLCETCVQIGLGESCVSLAPWCFFGPGKQTQIHIIVNILSHVSG, from the exons ATGGCCACGCCGGCTGAAAAGAGACCGGGTCGCAATAGCGATATTTACGATATTGTTATTGATTGCACAGTACTCTTTGAGTTACTAGCCAAGCGATCCAAGCTTGAGCATGACAAGAACGACATCGGAGATGAAAAACGTAAATACAAAGACGGGAAGACGACTCTTGAAGACCAAATCAGCAGCTCGAGACCCAGCCCTGATGAAATGAAACGGAGCTTTAATATCTGGATTGACAACACTGGCGCTCTCGCTGCCGACCCCAGCAGATCTCTTGATACGCGCCTGCACACTCACCGTGatatcaagaagatgattaCTAATTTGCTCCAAATGCTCGTCAGGAATATCGAATTTCGCAAGTCTACGTTTCGAATCTGTGTCAGTTTGAAGAAATTGAATGCGCTGACGATGACTGTTTTAGTCCTCAAGGGCGAAAGTGCCAAGCCTACggcctcgagcagcagcgatagtgacgatgatgatttggAAGACGAAGCCAGGGATGCGATCGAGGAGGCCCTCGACGAGCTCCACTTTATGGCAGCTGCCATCCGCAGGTCTTCGGTACGCAGTCAAGAGTATAGCCTCTCGTCTCATTTCCACCGAGATGATGACAGCTATTTCCAAGAGCAGGTTTGTCTGGTCGTCCGATACTACTTCAGAGATGCTAGGCGCTCTCTGTGTGAGCAACTCGGTGCGTCTCTAGCTATACGCCGCAGCAAATTCTTCCAGAGAATGCGGCATGATGAGAAGCTCGGCACTAGACGCAATCCAGAAGAGTTCAAACAATCAACCAAGCCCATCCAAGGGCCTGTTGGGAGGCCGCAGCAACTTATTCCGGAGGAGAATCTCCCCAAACAGAAGCCAACCGTGCCATTCAAAGCTCCGCTGGCATCTGGCGACACGAGGAGTCAGTTGGATAGTGAAGTCGCTCGTCATCACCTCAGGCAAGGCCCGGCCCTCTCCACCATCAGCACGGGATCTTCTATCCGTCTATCTTCGGCTATATATCCCGATAAGCCCAAATTTGCAGACGGCGATATCAACTGCAAGTGTCCGTACTGCGCTCGGCCGCTCACGACTAATCGGCTGAAGAATGACCCAAAATACTGGCA GGCAGGAACCACGTGGACGAGGACACAGAGCCCTACGTCTGCCTTTCTGAGGATT TGGCACCGCAACATACACATGACCACCTGGTACTGCGACGTCGGCCATGAGGCTGTACAGTTTAATGACCACGAGAGCTTCGTGCGACACTTGAAGGACCCGGCGAACCATACGGATCGGGATCCCCCAACCGATTTGCAGCTCGACACGCTCTCccggaggaagaaaaagatccTCGTCCGCGACGAGGAGTACTGCTGCCCCATATGCGAGTGCGTTCCCAAAACTCTAGAGCCGGTAATCGCGAGCAGCGACCCCGACAAGATCCGTCGATCTCTATACGAGCACATTGCAGTCCACATCAAGGACCTCGCCTTGAAGTCAATTCCTACTCTCCATGGGGTTGAGCCCAGTGAAGACAAACAGTCtgaggttgatgatggaagtGACAGGCGACTGAGAGGCGAAGATTCCACAGCATCGTACCCGAGTGGCCTTGATATGCTTCGGCAGGAAACAAGCCTGGCTTTCGAGGACGGCTCGGATGGAGTCAGTGGCGCGAcagaagatgaggatttGGCTCACAAGTGGGACCAATCTATT ATCACTTCGCTCGGACCCAGCGACAATCCAACCAGTCATTTGGGGACGCTCGCCGGGATTCAAGTTTACAA AGCGCAAGCCCCAAAATCATCGCTCTTTCGGGGGGAACAGTCACCCCACCGATTGTCGCGGGCACAGTCCCGCTCATCAGAGTCGGACTCTCTTGTGGCTGAAGGTAGCAAAGGGAGACTTTTCGATGCCACCGATTCTGTTGACCAGGAAGA GATACAAAAGGCGAAAGAATGGTTCCGCCATTTTGAAACAATTAAACACGAACTACCAGGAAGAGCAAGATTACCAGATGAGAGAATCAGGATTGGCGTGCTAGATACGGGCATTGATCTTGATAATAGTTACATCTCGCAAACACCTGACAGAGTTCGCTGCTGGCCCCCGGAGGCCAACCACCACGACAATGACGGCCACGGAACTCATGTGGCATATTTGCTCTTGGAGCTAACCAGGCATGCTGATCTGCGCATTTGCAAAATCGCCGATTCAAGATCCATACAGGATGCTGATGTCCAACGGATGGCTGAA GCAATCACTCATTTCTCCCAAAGAAGCAATCCTAGGGGCCAAGATGACGTCGACATCCTCGCTCTTCCGTTTTGTTTTCCTAGGTATGATGACGTACTCAAGCCAATCAACGACGCTATCCGCAAGGCACGAGAGAGCGGCATCATCATTTTTGCAGCCTCAGGTAACGAGTATGGGGACACAGGCCTCTCCTGGCCTGCCTCCCTGCATGAGACGGGCGACGTGATTCGGATCAGTTCATCGGATGGCAGGAGCCCACCCTCTGGCTTTAATCTTAGTCCTGAGATTGGTCGCTGGATCTGCACCCTGGGCCAAGGTGTCCCATCGTGTCAGGTAGGTGTAGATACTGATGAAGTGATTTACCGAAGCGGGAGTTCGTTTGCGACTGCAATAGCCGCTGCTATAGCCGCCATCATACTCGGCGTTGTGGACTCCATCGACGCTTCCCAGCAACCTGACGACTTGGTACACCTCAGGCCTCGGCTACGGACGCGGTTGGGTATGGAAAGGGTATTGTGTGAGACATGCGTGCAGATTGGTCTCGGGGAGTCATGTGTTTCCCTCGCGCCCTGGTGCTTCTTTGGGCCTGGAAAGCAGACACAGATTCATATAATAGTGAATATCCTTTCGCATGTCTCTGGTTAA